Part of the Candidatus Methanogranum gryphiswaldense genome, CGACAACATTGGCACCTCTTGCCAAAAGCAAACCTGCGGCCCTGCTTCCTACTCTTCCGGCCCCCAACACAAGGACGGTCTTTCCCATCAGTCCCTTGGAAGCTCCATTCAGGGCAGCAACGTATCCCGCTGCTGTACAGAACGAATTGTTGGAATATTTCCTTGCTTTTGTATTATACGCGATAAATTCGTAATCGTCCGCAAGAAATACTATATTGGCATCTTTGGCCAATGCTTCTGCCAATCCCGTTACATCATAACCGGATGTAACGAATGCATCCATTCCCAGAGCACGGCATATATCTGCCACAGATTCCGAGAACCTTGTTATGACGCCCATTCCTGAGGTTATAGGCACCACACCGATGTTATAATCCTGCAGATCTATGGAATCAGGTGTTATCGCGACCGCGTCACATGCCATCTCCTTCGTTGTCATATTAGAACAGCGTACCAACATCTGGCTAACGCTTTCCAATGACTCTGATATGCCCCTCACGTCATCATCTGTAAGTCTGGTCATCAGATCATCTCCGGAGACCTGTCCACATATTCATCGAGTTCGCATTCGCTCATGACCTTGTTGATGAATTCCTTCCTCTTGACCAATACATCTGAGGAATTCTTACCGTGATTTATCACTGTGGCCCTCCACTCGTTCCTTCCAGGCATGTAATCGGTTATCACATCATCGGCACCGAACATCCCCTCGACGATATACGGCATATCAACATGACCGAATTCCTTCTCACCGCACGTGTAGAGATTGCCATCGCGAATGACATAATGCTCATAGACAGAACATCCGCCAGAATTGTATCTGCCTGTTTTTTCTCCAAGGGCCGAATGGACAAGCTCCTCCAACAGATTGATACCTGTGGCCGCCTGAATGGCAGCTGGCGTCTGACTTGGTATCCTGGCATCGATCTCCAGTACGCGGAGTCCTTTCTTTGTGTATATGGCCTCTACATCCATCAATGCACGGAGACCTATATTGTCCGCAATATCTGTGCCGATCCTATCAAAAATGATATTGTCCTCGTCGCTAAGGATATTAGGTTCGCATACTACCATCTTGCAATCGTAGTTGTAGTCTAGGACCACTTCGGTCGTGACATATGCCCTGGAAGAACTCCCGTTTCCTATGACCTCTATCGAAACGCTCTTCCCGGATACGAACTCCTGTTGTATCGGAGTATCGTTCAACTTCTCGACGACCTTCAATGCCTTGTGTCTCTCATCCTCGTTATTTGCAACATTTACACCGATACTGCCACTCTGTGAGGAGGGCTTGACAACTATTGGATAACCGCACTCGGGCCATGGTTGGGGAAGAGGCACTCCCAACTCAGCCATAATTTGATTGGA contains:
- the pylD gene encoding 3-methylornithyl-N6-L-lysine dehydrogenase PylD → MTRLTDDDVRGISESLESVSQMLVRCSNMTTKEMACDAVAITPDSIDLQDYNIGVVPITSGMGVITRFSESVADICRALGMDAFVTSGYDVTGLAEALAKDANIVFLADDYEFIAYNTKARKYSNNSFCTAAGYVAALNGASKGLMGKTVLVLGAGRVGSRAAGLLLARGANVVVADIDGEKAGKVARSNPGITVADNIESAISSHDLIFNASPAHIDSRNIRKGAIISSPGVPHTFDDEAYSKATIIHDPLDIGVSVMAVQSASFSCPDKKKCRR
- the pylC gene encoding 3-methylornithine--L-lysine ligase PylC; its protein translation is MGIVGGALQGMEAVFLSKKAGFETVVLDRKTSAPASSLADEFVHCNILKDPEQAKRTFSDCDVVIPAFEELDGLQLLNKIVPETGKPFLFDMHSYEISCSKERSNQIMAELGVPLPQPWPECGYPIVVKPSSQSGSIGVNVANNEDERHKALKVVEKLNDTPIQQEFVSGKSVSIEVIGNGSSSRAYVTTEVVLDYNYDCKMVVCEPNILSDEDNIIFDRIGTDIADNIGLRALMDVEAIYTKKGLRVLEIDARIPSQTPAAIQAATGINLLEELVHSALGEKTGRYNSGGCSVYEHYVIRDGNLYTCGEKEFGHVDMPYIVEGMFGADDVITDYMPGRNEWRATVINHGKNSSDVLVKRKEFINKVMSECELDEYVDRSPEMI